The sequence below is a genomic window from Aspergillus nidulans FGSC A4 chromosome V.
CTGAAAGACGCTCTGTTGACCGATGGCCCCTAACCGGCGGGTTGTCAGCCGGAGCGCTTTTTGTGATTCTTGGTCGGCATAGGAGAAAATGTGCCTGATGATTTCGGTAGGGAGTGAGGTGATACCGGCCATCTTGCACGTTGCTGAAGTGACATACAGAAACGACGACTTTATACAGAGTGGGTGCAGGCAGCAAAGAGCTTAGTGGGTTCTGCCTATGGACTCTGGAAGCTTAAATCAGAACGGGTAGATCCGGGCTAACAGTGTCGCAATTACCCGAACAAGACATGCTTGCCCTAACTCCGCTACAGAGAAATGATCAAGCAAGGATTGTTTATGGTACTTGTACTATAAACAAATAAACAACTGAAGTCACTATTATAGTCAATCGAGACAGTTATCCAAGAAGTCGACAGCTGTTTATTTGGGTTTGCGTTCATGGATGGTGTAAACGAAAGTAATTGTAGTTGAGCTGGCCCGGCAACGCACTTGGGGTTGGCCGTTAATAATGTCCACGCATTCAAGAATAGTTTCATGGTGCAGATGGACAGGTATACCAACTCTCAGGAGAAGATAATTAAATGAGTATGGCAGCTTAGAGGAAGATTTCTGTGAGAGAATTCGGCCGTCGTGTCGCCATATTCTGAGGTCTTGGGTTATCTACAAACATCGTTCACGCTGCTCAAAGATTTACATCAGAAGGTATCCATTCGCGGCCAAGCTAGTTACTACTCCTTTgttaatatatatatatatatattttcccTTACGTTTCGGCGATCCTTTAGGCAATCTTGCAAAGGCGTCAGGGCTTccatttatttttatttttttttttttttaattgGTTTCTTAGACGGTAAGTGAGAAAGCTAAATCAGTGCGAACATCTCATACAATGCTTGCTAGAGCGTTGTTAGAAGTACTGGAATACCATGAACTGCCTTTTAATATAGCCGGAACCGATTTAACTGGAATACATGTATCTGATACAACGTTGAATTCGTCAATACAGACAACCCGGGCCAGGAGTTCCAGCAACTGCATATATCTCCGGGCGTCTGTGGCAAAACAGCAATACAGAGGGGATTGCCTGCCTATGTGACAGAGTGCAATACATCTCTTTCTAGCAGCGGCGCAGCCTAGCATTGAATGGATTCTCCATGGCAGCATGAGAGCGGAACCGTCCTATAGCCCATTAAGCCACTGAAAGTTGGCCACACCTTATATCGACCTGCATGCCGGAGGCGTTCACTATTCCGTCATGTCCGTCGGTCGGCGAACGTTCCTGGGACGAACCAGGGACAGCATTATAAGCTTCGTGTGAGACAGACATTATGTTCTCCGTCCTGAGGCGGTGCTGAGTATTTGTACGTGGCGGGTCACCGAGGAGGCGCGGTACCGCAAGGCTGCCTGGAGAATACTTGCGACTATTGAGGCGGCCACGAAGACGGTATTTGGTAATTACATGGTGCGGGATGTTATGGTTGCTGATGGGAACGTGGAGGCGGGGTAGCATGGAGAGTTTTTGGACGGTCGTGACATTGAAATAATTTATCTGGTctttggaagatagatgtGGTGAATTGGGATGAGTTACGTTTAATGCAGAGGCGCATCCATTTAGTACGAGGGTTGATATGATATATCATAGATATAGGGGCGTATAATAGGCTAGAGTGGATATAGAATGGGTAGAGATATACACGAATGGGACGTAGTACTTTCAAAATGTGGTATATTATCGTATCATGAAATGGCTTTTCGGCTAACCCCGTAAACTAATCACATAGACACTCGCATAAGCAGCCAAAGCTGGCGCTCAATGTGTCCCTGCGGCATGATCAAGACTAGGCTTGGATCTTATGCCCTGCTCAGGTGGCCATTAAGGACGTCAAAGATCCAGTAAGAAAACAGATCCGTCCGTACCTACTCCCTCTCTCTTAGTGAATATGCAGCACCATTTGTCGCCTCGATTCTCGTTGTAATCTTATTCTGCGCCGCCGAGCCACCGACGTAGACACTCGCAGCTGCAGGTGGGTACGACGGACTTCCTGTATGGCTACTTCGTGAAAACATACTTGCGCTTGGACTTGCCCGTGGCGGTTTAAAGATCGTATGAGATTGTGAATATGCATGGCCCGGCGTTGTCGGATCGTTCCAGGTCGAGTTCGAATCTGGGTATGAAAGAAGACTATGCACCGTCCCCGGCCTTGAAAAGCTATTCTTGGGAACATGGTATGTACGCGACCCGTAGAGCTTATCCACCTCTTCCAGCGTGGTTGGTGACTCGACTACCGTTACGCCGTCCGAGTGTGTGTCGTTTGTCGAGGCCGAGGCAAGCTCGAGATCAAGCCCGTTACCTTGACGAGGGTCagatccagcgccagcgctgGGGTTAAGGGCtatggagctgctgcggttGGTGTGGTCTCGCCCCGGCAGCAGGTCAGCCAGGGCGTCGAACCGATAGTGGAACCAGTCTTTCCAGCCGAGGATCATGGTGTACCGGGCCGTGCAGGCGATGCCCAAGACGCCGCAGGACTGGCGATCAGATGTTAGTATACCAAGTACGGTGGTAAAAAAGGAATTGGTAGGGAGCCTGGAACATACAGCAAGCATCACCAACGCTGCAACAACACTCTTTTGACTCGGAACTATAGAGCTCGCCTCGTCCCGGCAGGCGTGTTTGTCCCCTGCTTCGCGGACGAGACATTCAACCCACGGCTTCAATTCATTCGCGCTGTACTGGCCTGGATCTCCCCATCGCAGGACCACCTGGGCCACATAAACCACATAGGCGAGAATCAGACAGCAGATGGCAATCGCCCTCCATTGGAGCTCCAGGATCTGCAAGATATTCCGTCTCATGGCCCTTGCCTGCGCGGCACGCGAAAGCGGGTCACTGTCGTCTGAtcgcttcttgaagatggagaaccGTGCCGTCCCACCTCGAGTCAGCACACCACGGATAGTGTACACCATGATGAACATCTGGATGACCCAGGATATGAATGCGACGCCGATGAGCGGGCCCCAGAAAGAGCCGGCGCTGTTGGGATAGCTGATGTAGCACATGTCGCCCACCTGATACGAGACGCCAGACACGCCGAGGGAGATTCCGAGCAGGCCGAGGGAGCCGCCAAATATGCTGAGTAGGGCTACCAAGCGGAACTGTTTGCCGGGCTGGATGTCCCAGATAAGCTGAAGGTAGAGGGAGAGAGAGCGGAAAAAGCCTTTCACCATGTTAGTCCTGGACAGGCTGGTGTGAGTGCATGGTGGTACGTACATCCGATGACAAGAACCCAGACGCCATAATGTATCAATGAGCCGGTAAACGCGCAGGTCGTGTCGGACAGCCAGTCGTTGGGGGTAATGGCGTCGTGGCAATGGTGGTCAGAGTTTCCCAGAGGCATAATGAATGCGACCTGGACAGCCCTCAGCACCAATCAAGCCAGCCCTGGGGTTCAGCAGTTTAGGGTACATACCGACATGAATATGAAACCCATCAGCGGGCTCAACGTCAAGTAGTGGCGCTGGGTGTCTTCAACCGGAAGAAGAATGTATGTCAACGCAGAGCAGACCATGAGAATCAGCACGGCGAGCGCGATCCAGGAGAGGACTCGGCCGTCGAAACCTATGGCGCATTAGCAACCCTGGTCTGAAGTCTGAATGCTGAGTCGCACCGTCAGGATACATCCATTGCGTGATCGGACACGGAAAACAGCAAGAGACGGTCTCATTGTCAATGATGTGAGGCGTGCACCAGCGGCCGGCAAGATCTAAGGCTGACGTTAGAGGTTCATCCGCCGTTGATAATTGAGGTAGTCCAAGACCAACAGCCACCAGTGTCGCCTATCGAGAGCTCAGCAATGAAGGGCGCAGGACATGATGTAAAAGAGCCGTTCGAGACCATGGCCATTCTGCGACAACGGCGTAGCGCGCTTGTCAGGGGAACGGTCGCAAGCAAGACCACCAGCGCTAAAGTTGACCAAATTATACATTAGTACTGCGTCGACATTATCATAGCCGTTACGGACGCAGGTAGGGACAGTCAGAGAGCCGTAAGGCCTCCCTGCTGACTGAGGCGCGAACGCGATGTTTATGAGATTGAGTTGGGGGGTTCGTGCTAACATCGAGCCTGCGAACGGGACAGATGTGACGACGGGCCAGGCAACAAGTTGGGGCAGGACGGACGGCACACTGCGGCCCAGACCTGCCCGTGATTTCGCTTGAATGGCCCAGGATCGTGCTCTCCCCGCAATCGTCCAGCCGCTAGGGGAGACTAGCCGTGGGTGATGCGCCGGCCCTCGACGGCGCTGCCCTGACTCTGACGCCATGACAGGCATCCCCGGATTCTTACGATTCAGGGGCTCGAGTGCAGACTAGTCGAATCCATCGATAAGAGAGTCGGCGTCGCCAGCCTCGTCTCTCCAAACAGCGCAATGCATTTTGCGAGGAGAAGCGCAATTACAATCGTGCCTGGACGCGATCCAGCTCAGAAGGATCGACAGACAGACCCACTAACGTCTCAATTTGGAATGAGCTCGTCGACTCGACCATATCTGCATCCCTGCAACTGTTCCTTGTCAGTtccaaatccagctcctcggctCGACCAGGGCTCAGCTCGCCCAGGTATCACCCTACCCCGTGGGGGCCATTCTGCGTCTGCGTACCGTGAGTGCTTACATATCGGCAGAAGATCGAAAGTGAACAGTCCGTCAATCTGCGTTACAAAAACCCCAGCCTAGACTATCCTCGCTAAACGAGTTAGGTCAATATCGGGTCCTATTTAGGAAACGTGATGCACGATCATTGTGGGCACCACGAAGATCCCAACACCAGAGATGTGACAAGCAGTTTCGAACACCCGCTTGTCGTGCCCTGAAGAGCAGCCCAGGAAGGCAGCCCCTCGTATTTGCGTTCAACGCAGATCAGTTGAGACTGATGCCAGCTTAGTTCGACGACTTCCCGCGTTATTGGGCTGTTAGGGCTCGCCCGGCCCAGGATGAGTGATCTGCAAGGTCCTCTATTGTCGCAGTTGAGAGTTGAGAGTTCTAATTTCCAACTCTCATATTTGACCTCCTTCTTAATACCGCCTAGTCTTATGGTGTACCAAGAAAAAAGGAGAATATAATTTcaaaaaataataaaaaaaaaaaataagcCTCACGCTCAGCTATACAATCCCTCCCAATTCATCCACATCTACCCACATCCCCACTGACCTTATACTCCGAGTAGACATACAAGCCAATCCACCGCGCTAATATCCATGCAGATTCGCAGATTGATACTCTCTTCTAGCAGATCGTCCAGTTGACGGGCGTCCGTGGTGAGGCCCTCTTCGCGCGGAAGCAGATCTCCCATCAGAATCACTGTGAATATATTTTGTGCTGGCCGCAAGTTTGGCACAATGGGCCCGACAGGCAATCCTCAAATTCCAGCAAAAGTTCGGTGACTGATTTTTCCGCTGGGTGTGGGCGGGATAAGAATGGGTTGCTGTTCCACGGTTGCTGTGCAAATTTTCGGGCCGTTTTCCAGGCAGAACACCAAGCTCCATTGCTGTAAATTAGAGTCATTTTAACAGACAAATCATCGCTGAGGACAAACACGAGCAATTGCCCAAGAATGAGCCTCTGCGTTTGGGTTGAACCTCGGGAGAACGCTAATAGTACCTAGCTGTCGCTGGTCGAGCTGTGGAAGTACCGGAGTATACTAAGACGCATCATTATTTTAGGCATTAATTATCCTAAGTATCAGATTGTAAGCGGAATACACTCATTCGCTTACAACAGGCCGTCCTTCGTCGATCTGACCCGAGCTCCGCTTTAACATTCCACGTACAGCCTAAATCCCAAGCGACCAGCCATTGACCTTGACAATCAGACCCTAGTCCTCAAGCGTCCGATCCTCGAGCGGCTTGTTCACAGCCAGTCCCACTCAATTGACACGGATGTGGACGTGGTTCCGCTCTGCCCGcggcatcaacaagctcctaTGGTGTCTCGATTTAGGACATATCGCTGAGTACAGCGACGGTGGAGATGGGAGGACAAGCTGAGCAAGTCGGCTTCAGAGTTCAGTCTAGGGAATGAATAGCTAATGACTGTATTGGCCTCGCGAGATGATAGCTCTCGCACTATAGCTGTGCCGATGCCGGAGGATGAGCCAGTGACAATGGCAACTTTGCCAGACAGTGTTTTGCTCGGCTATGATGAGGGATTTGGAGAAGGCCTAGCTGTTCGCTGGACCATGTGCACTCACTTTCAGGCATTCCCACCCATATACTTGCGGCAGTTCAACTAGAAGCCTGTGATGCCCTACACATTTTCGGAAAGTGGTCCCGCAAGACATTATCTCCGCGTAGTCCAGCGCGGGGAGCCAGTACCCTAGATGGCTTGCCTATTGTTCGGGTACCCAATAGCCCCATCATACAGTCTGCGGCATGATTCATGGTTTGCTCTCGCGTATATGCGAGGCCGTGTCACGGATGACGAGCGGAGAGTCTTCATACACATGCCATAACCTTCCTTGATCACCAGTTCCTGAAGTTGGGAAAACCAgttttgctttctttcctttcctttccttcgtTTTTAAacttttctttatttttcttATATATGTATAATTTATTCTTATATTACTGTTATTGCTTCTTTTATGTTGCAACACCCCATGCTGCCATGCTCCAAGGTCTGGGTGTCCACTTAATGCTCATCTTGCAACCTTAAGGGCTTATGGGAGAATAAAAGGGTCATACTTATTGGTCTACAGATTTTACCATGCAAAAAATATATTTACGGGcgtgacgatgaagatgactGCGGATTTTAGTGGTCCTGCGGTTTCAAAGATGAAAGCACCAATATAGAAAATAGATTCGTCGGTCAGCGTTAAGTGAATCAATCCAGATCTATCTGGAGTGTTGTTTTGTCCATTCTTTCGACAATCACCCGAACCCTCTCACTGTGTTCTCTGTCCTGTGTTCCACATGCTCTATCAATTGCGGGAAAAACTCCCAGAAATGATGCTGAAGACCGGGATAAAAAGCCCAGGCGTGTGGCAATTCAGCTCTCGCGCAGCTGTTGTTCGTAAATCAGGCTTTCATCGCGTAGGGGTCCAAGCTATAGACCTGAAAGTAGATCCGCGGAATATCAGCATGCCCTGTAGATTATTGAAAGAGGTCATCAAAGGAGAACGTATTTCCGGGTGTAGGCGGCTACTCAATATAGTTGCGTCAGTCAGCTCAGTTTTTCCAACCACATTTTAAGCTGCGGTAACTGCCAAAAAAATCTCAGAGAGATAGAATCTCAATGGATAGAGTGGTACTAGTGGCTCACTTACACAGAAACAACTCTGCTAATCTGCCGGTGGTATAGCAAAAGCCCTGTCTTCTTCGGCGCTAATATAGGCCTGACAGTACTTTGCTGCATGACTGGGTCTGGGAGCAATCGTGCCACACTAAGGAACTGGTCTAATACTGGTATAGAATTCTCCTGGTCACGGTTGGAATAAAGCACAGTATTTGCGATATTACTCAGAAGAAACACCGCCAATGATTAAGTCAGTAGATGGGGATGCAGATAGATGGATTCATCGCATTGGTTATCTATAGTGCAAAGATCTTGAGTTTAGTAGGGTCTGTTCAGAGTCTAAGCGCCAGGAACAATGCTCAAGTGTGCTCGACAAGCAAGACATACCCATTACAACGTATCAATCCATCATATACCGCATTCAAGGGATGCTCTCGGGCGAGGCGATACTCAGGGCTGACAACAATAACCTTATACCTAAAGGCTATAGTGCGATGCGACTCGAAGTCGTCATAACGACTGCCGATACAAACGCCGCCGCCATGAAGATGATAAAGACAGGCAACAAAGTTCAACAGCAGCTGAATCTGTTAGGAAATAGGCAATTGCGAGGATTGTGCGTCCATCATGCATGGGGGTTTCGATGTCCTGCTCTGTAATGCCAAATTGAGGACCACTGACACGCGCATCAAATTTTGTTTCACTTGTAACATCAGATAGTTTGGAAATGCCAATATTTGCGGAGACGGCGTAGTCTATTCTGAGATATGATCTGGTATATGTCAGACGCTCCCCAGAGCagataaaaaaaaactaCAACCATTTCAAAGCAGGGTCAGGTACATTTCTAGCGCAAATACTATCTCTTGTCAGCCTAATcattctttcttccctttttcccttccctttTCCCCTTCCCTCCCTCAACTCAAAGGTGGCTTATGGACGATATCTCGCCGGGAGAGATGCCGCCTGGGATCATTTTTGCATGGTTTACAACAACACAATTTAGATTGGTTACCCGAGACCTTGAGAGATTGGGATGACAAATGAAGGAGTACTAGAGCAAGCTGGATTAGGGGCAGGAACGGAATGCCGAATATCAGCTGGACCCCGAGCGCTGTTAGTGTCGGGTCCCCAACGGGCTCGCGGCAATCCTTCTCGGAATGCCGTGCAGCCCACTCCACCTTTTAAGAGTGTTTAGACATGCATTCTCGAGGATTTGATTGCCGCTGGAGAAAAGAACGCTGACGGGTGCGACTGGAGAGATTCCAGCGGCAACTTGCTGGCTGGTATCGGCCCTCCTCCAAGCGATCCTACATTTGCAGTCTGTCCCTCTCAACCGGAGCCGGCGAGATACTCCGGAAGAAGGCCTTGGAAACAGGAAATGTCGAGATTCTGTTTCACGAAGAATTTCAACGGCTAGAACAGCGGGACGGGACTGTCACGTACTGGACGAAGAACCACTCTCTTGGGATAGAAACCAAACGGGTCTATCAGTATCTGATTGGCGCCGATGGTAGACGCAGCTCAGTGCGCAAATGTCTCGGTATCCGTCTTGAAGGATACACCTTCGAGTCACTACAGTTTTTCGCCGTCAACTTTCTGTATGGCCTGCGTGCAGCTAGCGGATGGAAAGCAGCAAACTTCATCGCGGACCCTGTCGCCTGGGGCACTGTCATCAATCGAGGCAAATGGACGAGCTGGCGATTCGCAACCGGAACCACCAAGACAGTCCCTAAGACGTCCGCGTCACTAGACGGAGCTACTATCCAGCTGGTAAAAGACAGATTGTCACGCATTCTCCCCGGGGACACGAGTAAGATTCAGTACGAGGAAATGGCGCCTTATACCGTCCACCAGCTGTGCAAGCCAGTTCCAAAAAGGTGATGTCTTCTTAGCCGGTGACGCTGCCACGTGAGTTGCAACAACATAAAAGAGAGCACAACACTGGAAGTTGATCCAATACTGACCCATCCTATTAGCTCAATAGTCCCGTTGGAGGCCTAGCCTCACAACTGGCTTTCTCGATGCCGCCCATTTGGCGAAGGCTTTGCGTGAAGTTATTAAACAAGGGGCCAGTCCAGACGTCCTGACAAATTATGCCAATACGCGGCGGCGGATTTTCCTCGAGCGAACCAATCCAGCAAGCACTGATAACTGGCTGAGGCTTTTGTCGCAGGATCCGGAGTATATGAAGGAGAGGGAAGATATCTTTGCGGGACTGAAGGATCCCCACGATGTCATCACTAAAAGACAGATTGGGCTGCCGGATTTCTGCCTGACTAC
It includes:
- a CDS encoding protein gprN (transcript_id=CADANIAT00003579), with amino-acid sequence MAMVSNGSFTSCPAPFIAELSIGDTGGCFDGRVLSWIALAVLILMVCSALTYILLPVEDTQRHYLTLSPLMGFIFMSVAFIMPLGNSDHHCHDAITPNDWLSDTTCAFTGSLIHYGVWVLVIGCFFRSLSLYLQLIWDIQPGKQFRLVALLSIFGGSLGLLGISLGVSGVSYQVGDMCYISYPNSAGSFWGPLIGVAFISWVIQMFIMVYTIRGVLTRGGTARFSIFKKRSDDSDPLSRAAQARAMRRNILQILELQWRAIAICCLILAYVVYVAQVVLRWGDPGQYSANELKPWVECLVREAGDKHACRDEASSIVPSQKSVVAALVMLASCGVLGIACTARYTMILGWKDWFHYRFDALADLLPGRDHTNRSSSIALNPSAGAGSDPRQGNGLDLELASASTNDTHSDGVTVVESPTTLEEVDKLYGSRTYHVPKNSFSRPGTVHSLLSYPDSNSTWNDPTTPGHAYSQSHTIFKPPRASPSASMFSRSSHTGSPSYPPAAASVYVGGSAAQNKITTRIEATNGAAYSLRERE
- a CDS encoding uncharacterized protein (transcript_id=CADANIAT00003580), encoding MPNISWTPSARQLAGWYRPSSKRSYICSLSLSTGAGEILRKKALETGNVEILFHEEFQRLEQRDGTVTYWTKNHSLGIETKRVYQYLIGADGRRSSVRKCLGIRLEGYTFESLQFFAVNFLYGLRAASGWKAANFIADPVAWGTVINRGKWTSWRFATGTTKTVPKTSASLDGATIQLVKDRLSRILPGDTSKIHCASQFQKGDVFLAGDAATPDVLTNYANTRRRIFLERTNPASTDNWLRLLSQDPEYMKEREDIFAGLKDPHDVITKRQIGLPDFCLTTTSDKYFDTHGEVTWFISATRIPNWTREEFEHEYKNVHAKMTRVVAEKAPVIRSLFIIHAGFQDPDYREHADKHIFCRLDQEGCIMAQVEKILKRPFADPVQCLFSPAWFAERSAKLERLSSERTIYTYILCRDVTPRTTNFFHGTQFSGGYWLRYKALETFGFEDTVSACSFFEQCSSVIFGDSADTTQLVIGLSDWVI